Proteins from one Candidatus Nitrospira nitrificans genomic window:
- a CDS encoding MlaD family protein, with the protein MEPKVNYILVGSFVAFLGAAVLVGILWLGKTDYRGTYDRYEAYMKESVAGLSVDSTVKYRGVDVGRVKAIALSPDNPEEVLLTMDIARGTPIKTDTIAVLQTQGLTGLATINLTGGSRDAPSLQAQNGQAYPVIKTGTSLFFRLDEAVSRLLSEEGLAQLLVDLDTAAKGAAKILDEENRTTLKKTIKDLSDVAQTIAAHRTQIEQSLNGAAKSADNLVKLTASLNEQVPALLAGINKSVVALGTATDELARTSKTVGTVVNEARPELQQFTRRTLPEAGLLVTELRQLTGTLSRVARELEREPSSLVFGKKTPARGPGE; encoded by the coding sequence ATGGAACCCAAAGTCAACTATATCCTGGTCGGATCGTTCGTCGCGTTTCTCGGGGCGGCTGTCCTCGTCGGCATTTTATGGCTAGGGAAGACCGATTACCGCGGCACCTACGACCGATACGAGGCCTATATGAAGGAGTCGGTCGCGGGATTGAGCGTCGACTCCACTGTCAAATATCGTGGTGTTGATGTGGGCCGGGTCAAGGCGATTGCCCTGAGTCCTGATAATCCGGAGGAAGTTCTGCTGACGATGGACATTGCGCGCGGGACGCCGATCAAGACCGACACGATAGCCGTGCTCCAGACGCAGGGGCTCACTGGCCTGGCCACGATCAATTTGACCGGAGGCAGTCGAGATGCGCCTTCGTTGCAGGCCCAGAACGGACAAGCCTATCCGGTCATCAAGACGGGCACGTCCCTCTTCTTCCGCTTGGATGAAGCCGTCTCTCGCTTGCTCTCGGAAGAAGGCTTGGCCCAATTGTTGGTCGATCTTGACACCGCGGCAAAAGGAGCGGCAAAGATCCTCGACGAAGAGAATCGCACGACCCTGAAGAAAACGATCAAGGATCTTTCTGATGTGGCCCAGACCATCGCGGCCCACAGGACCCAGATTGAACAAAGCTTGAACGGCGCGGCCAAGAGCGCCGACAACCTGGTCAAGCTGACCGCGTCCTTGAACGAACAGGTTCCGGCGTTGCTGGCAGGGATCAACAAGAGTGTCGTTGCATTGGGGACGGCGACCGATGAACTGGCTCGTACCAGCAAGACGGTGGGGACGGTGGTCAACGAAGCCAGACCCGAGCTGCAGCAGTTCACGAGACGGACCCTGCCCGAAGCCGGCTTGCTGGTGACAGAGTTGCGGCAGCTCACGGGAACACTGTCTCGCGTGGCGCGGGAATTGGAGCGAGAACCGAGCTCTCTGGTGTTCGGGAAAAAGACGCCGGCGCGTGGACCGGGGGAATAA